A single region of the Streptomyces vilmorinianum genome encodes:
- a CDS encoding DUF4139 domain-containing protein: protein MTAGAAQRWGSTLDAVVVYAQGALCRRLARGSVPPDGRLRVTGLPRSLDPSSLRARVVSAPGVRVTEARVEVEAEPLDTGTPDALGREVERLRDAYAAAQGRRDRQLGLIEEVKGLHPVPPARRREDPHRRTPVDAWLELADFVDERLTRLHTRLVELEEALLRAEHELDVAADRLARASTAAPSAHVETTVSAVLTLETLEPLHGAGDAEVELELEYGVPGAVWVPAYRLTHRQGDGTGRLVLRASVAQRTGEDWTGVRIALATADLGRRTDLPRLRSIRIGRRQPAPAPSGWREPPAGLADLFAGYEAAGPRPATTATPKAVAVGSAPVAVAGGLAGGPVPPPPPPPPAPQAYGAPPAGLPVPGGAYTPSPEAFGGGMSDAAQPAPSRPRGRPGAGSRSFAGPPAAMAPAAPGAAAPPPPPSPQPPPAAGPPQPSGAELDYAALVLCGPDEQGGRRGRLFPDSPFDAVAAEYRRRAETVASLPLPGHAVRPRESAGSFDHRFDATARADVPSDGTWHTVTVGEIPVGLRTEYLCVPSVEQTVYATLVLSNATDQALLAGPVEVSVDDEFLLTAALPTLAPGGVRRVGLGPAEGIRVTRRTNVNESTAGLRNNTTVLDHRVHVELANRLARPVTVEVRERVPVTSEPDVRIEERADWTAPEDGAGSEHHAPGTRVWRVDLPAGGTVALDGGYEIRIPAGKALVGGNRRS, encoded by the coding sequence ATGACGGCTGGGGCAGCGCAGAGGTGGGGCTCGACCCTCGATGCGGTCGTGGTGTACGCGCAGGGCGCGCTCTGCCGCCGCCTGGCCCGGGGCAGCGTGCCGCCGGACGGCCGGCTGCGGGTGACGGGACTGCCCCGCTCGCTGGACCCGAGTTCCCTGCGGGCCCGCGTCGTGAGCGCCCCCGGGGTGCGCGTCACCGAGGCGCGGGTGGAGGTCGAGGCCGAGCCGCTCGACACGGGCACGCCCGACGCGTTGGGGCGCGAGGTCGAGCGGCTGCGCGACGCGTACGCGGCGGCGCAGGGACGCCGGGACCGGCAACTGGGCCTGATCGAGGAGGTCAAGGGTCTGCACCCGGTGCCGCCGGCCCGCAGGCGCGAGGACCCGCACCGCCGCACCCCGGTCGACGCGTGGCTGGAACTCGCCGATTTCGTCGACGAGCGGCTGACGCGACTGCACACCCGCCTCGTCGAGCTGGAGGAGGCGCTGCTCCGCGCCGAGCACGAGCTGGACGTCGCCGCGGACCGGCTCGCCCGCGCCTCCACCGCCGCACCGTCGGCGCACGTGGAGACCACGGTCTCCGCGGTCCTGACTCTTGAGACCCTCGAGCCCCTCCACGGCGCCGGTGACGCGGAGGTGGAGCTGGAGCTGGAGTACGGGGTGCCGGGCGCCGTCTGGGTGCCTGCGTACCGTCTCACCCACCGTCAGGGCGACGGCACCGGCCGTCTGGTGCTGCGCGCCTCGGTCGCCCAGCGCACCGGCGAGGACTGGACCGGCGTACGCATCGCCCTGGCCACCGCCGACCTCGGGCGCCGCACCGACCTGCCGAGGCTCCGCTCGATCCGGATCGGACGCCGTCAGCCCGCCCCCGCGCCTTCCGGCTGGCGCGAGCCTCCGGCGGGGCTCGCCGACCTGTTCGCCGGGTACGAGGCGGCAGGCCCGCGCCCCGCAACAACCGCCACGCCCAAGGCTGTTGCGGTCGGCTCCGCGCCCGTGGCTGTCGCGGGCGGCTTGGCGGGCGGTCCCGTTCCGCCACCGCCGCCGCCTCCCCCGGCACCGCAGGCGTACGGCGCTCCGCCGGCTGGGCTCCCGGTGCCCGGCGGCGCGTACACCCCCTCCCCGGAGGCGTTCGGCGGCGGGATGTCCGACGCCGCGCAGCCGGCCCCGTCGCGACCGCGCGGCAGGCCGGGTGCCGGGAGCAGGTCCTTCGCCGGACCCCCCGCCGCCATGGCACCCGCTGCTCCTGGCGCGGCCGCACCGCCACCGCCGCCGTCACCGCAACCGCCCCCGGCGGCCGGTCCGCCGCAGCCGAGCGGCGCCGAGCTCGACTACGCCGCCCTCGTCCTGTGCGGCCCCGACGAGCAGGGCGGTCGCAGAGGCCGGCTCTTTCCCGACTCTCCCTTCGACGCGGTGGCGGCCGAGTACCGCCGTCGCGCCGAAACGGTGGCCTCGCTGCCGCTGCCGGGGCACGCCGTGCGGCCCCGCGAGTCGGCGGGGTCCTTCGACCACCGCTTCGATGCCACCGCCCGAGCCGACGTTCCGTCGGACGGCACCTGGCACACCGTCACCGTCGGCGAGATTCCGGTGGGCTTGCGCACCGAGTACCTCTGCGTGCCGTCCGTGGAGCAGACCGTGTACGCGACGTTGGTGCTGTCCAACGCCACCGACCAGGCTCTGCTGGCCGGCCCGGTGGAGGTCAGCGTCGACGACGAGTTCCTGCTGACCGCCGCACTGCCCACGCTCGCCCCCGGCGGTGTCCGCCGGGTCGGGCTCGGGCCGGCGGAGGGCATCCGCGTCACCCGCCGTACGAACGTGAACGAGTCGACCGCGGGCCTGCGCAACAACACCACCGTGCTCGACCACCGTGTCCATGTGGAGCTGGCCAACCGGCTCGCGAGGCCTGTCACCGTCGAGGTCCGCGAGCGCGTGCCCGT